CTTTTGCCTGAAGAATTTTCTCCTTTTTAATAGATTCTCCTTCCGTTTTTGCGTCGCGTATAATTGTCTTAGCTTCATTATTAGCGTTTTGTAAAACAGATGAAGCATGGTTTTTTTCTAGGTATTTTGCGATAGCAAAACCTATGCTTCCACCTACCAAAACTCCTCCAACAATAAATAGTATATCCATATGTGTTTTATAATTATATAAAAAAAAGCCCACATCAGTAGAGTTGCATAAACTCTGATTTAAACAAGTTTTGGGTTAGCTTGCTGTTCAAGGATCTGCATAAATGCAGCATGCTTTAGTAGCAATGATTCACCCATTTTAATTTGTTAGTGTTGAGTTTATCAAAACGGTTTACTAATGTGAGCAGTATCTTTTTAGTTTTTCCTTTAAATAAGAACGTGTTATTTCGAAAGTATACGATCTAAAGCCTCATCTAATCGAACCAAGCGATCAACAGCCTTGTTGTAATTCTCAGACTTATCAATTGTCTTCTGTTCTGTCTGTGAAGCTAATTGTAAAGCACACATCGCCAGAACATCTTGCTTATCTCTTACCGCATAGCTCTCCTCAAACTGATTAATCATGATATCAATCTTCTTTGATGCTGAACGCAATGCTTCTTCCTGTGCATACGTTACCGTTAACGGATAGACGCGATCAGCTATCGATATCTTGATTTTTAGTTGTTCATTTTGACTCATAGCTAGCTTTATTTACTGAGTTGAGCGATACAGTTGTCAATCTCTCTTATCAATGAATTTATCTTGAGTTTCGTATCTTTTCTTCCTTCGTCACTGCCCAATAGTGAATTGGCTAATTGCAGAGATTCATATTTTTTATAAATATCATCTAATTGATGCTCATTTTGCTGAATTTCTTGCTGCGCCTCAATTAAATGTTGTTTAAGCGTATTGTTCTCCGCTTCCAATTGATCTAATCGCTGTACAAGTTTGGCAAACTTTACTTCCAATGCATTAATTATGTCCGTTAGTTCACTCATGTCACAAAATAAATATTCACTATTCTTTTACAAAGTTACAATTAGTATTTAGATTTTAAAATATTTTCTGTGAAAAGTTCGAGTGAATGGATAGGAAATTGTTTAATAACTAACTATTGAAAGCATAATCTGTTTTTTGAATGGAAATTAGTAAGAATCATCACTTTAATTCAATAGACAAAAAGAAGTTGTACTGCTAAAACACGTTATTCCGCTTTTTTGATCACGCTAATCGTTTATTGTGTTCTATTTTTTCTTCTTTCTATCGCCTTTGAATCTCTTGGTATACCTCTTCGATAAAAAGGTTATTTTGCGAACGAAACTCAAACGAAACCCAACCTTGATTCGAATAAAATGTCCATTTGTTTTTAGAGACAATTGAAGATGAAAGCAGTCAATAAAACAGTTTAAGTACAAAATGAATCAATAACGGGAGCCTTGGAGAAAATAAGCAAGGGTATTTCGCAGCTTGTCTAACAGAAGTCTATTATTTGCAGAAAAGGGTTCGCCAATTTTAGATTATTCTTTATTTTAGCAATAAATTATAAAATATGAAAAAGAGTTTAACTGGTTTTTTTGTTTGCTCTGCCTTGTTTGCTTTTGGACAATCTCAATCAATAGAATTTGCTAACCCCCTGAATATTCCCATTAATGCTTCTGGTAATTTTGGAGAATTAAGAGGAAGTCATTTTCATTCTGGATTGGATATTAAAACGCAACAACGCATAGGATTACCCATTTATGCCCCTGCGGATGGATATGTTTCTCGAATTAAAGTCTCAACTTGGGGCTATGGGAAAGCCTTGTATATTGATCATCCTAATGGAATGACTACGGTATATGGCCATTTAAACGGC
The window above is part of the Myroides odoratus DSM 2801 genome. Proteins encoded here:
- a CDS encoding cell division protein ZapA, with translation MSQNEQLKIKISIADRVYPLTVTYAQEEALRSASKKIDIMINQFEESYAVRDKQDVLAMCALQLASQTEQKTIDKSENYNKAVDRLVRLDEALDRILSK